From Podospora bellae-mahoneyi strain CBS 112042 chromosome 3, whole genome shotgun sequence, the proteins below share one genomic window:
- a CDS encoding hypothetical protein (COG:P; EggNog:ENOG503NV06) translates to MLRLTAALSLAGVVSASFENNLAYLSPSRRHASLAVPLAHVQKRQSGSLYTAAEVNFTHGIASGDPYANSVILWTRLSPTADNVASDIVPEGVVPIYGDEGAPPSSRAACVEYRIGTDEALTNVVNSGRAYTSSEVDWTVKFEATNLQPFTTYFYRFNVCDSSKSSVVGRTKTIPTKDQTVPRNIKLAVYSCSNYPEGYFNAYAAVNAKDSADYILHLGDYIYEYKAGLTDLRKPLPDRETYSLYDYRKRTASYRLDPDLALSHQKFPWIPVWDDHEVADNSYKDGSKNSDGEEFRLRKQAAVRSYFEWMPLRQVTMDDSLRIWRDFSIGNLFDLIMLDTRQYNRDVTVLGPLGGIIGGNKNEVEEQADWVNRTIMGFNQEAWFYTKLQESSDRQARWRLVGNQVIFSRVTIGVFNDEPLNLDQWDGYIANRDRVYKTLVDNKINNTVMLSGDSHAAWVSDMVWKAEEGYDENTGAGAVGVELAGSAVSSSSPLTGIVQRLITDPISKLLIKNNPTLQWQDLYYRGYFEMDIGYDAIEAQFFGIPNLKERSTEEIKIAKFLIRDGENKLARNPTVGGGVAYAGALKNGKVEKAP, encoded by the exons ATGTTGCGCCTCACAGCTGCCCTCTCCCTTGCGGGTGTTGTCTCTGCTTCTTTCGAGAACAACCTCGCCTATCTCTCACCATCTCGTCGCCACGCCTCTCTCGCTGTTCCTCTTGCCCACGTTCAGAAGCGCCAGAGTGGCTCTTTGTACACAGCAGCGGAAGTGAACTTCACCCACGGCATCGCGTCAGGAGATCCATATGCCAATTCCGTTATTCTCTGGACCAGACTTTCCCCCACAGCCGATAACGTCGCCTCAGATATCGTCCCAGAGGGCGTAGTGCCCATCTATGGCGATGAGGGCGCTCCCCCCAGCAGCCGCGCCGCCTGCGTCGAGTACCGCATTGGCACAGACGAAGCCTTGACCAATGTCGTAAACAGCGGCAGAGCCTACACCTCGAGCGAAGTAGACTGGACAGTCAAG TTTGAAGCAACAAACCTCCAACCCTTCACAACCTACTTTTACCGCTTCAACGTCTGCgactcctccaaatcctccgtCGTCGGCCGCACAAAGACCATCCCCACAAAAGACCAAACCGTCCCCCGCAACATCAAGCTGGCAGTCTACTCCTGCTCCAACTATCCCGAAGGCTACTTCAACGCCTACGCCGCCGTCAACGCCAAGGATTCCGCGGATtacatcctccacctcggcgaTTACATCTACGAGTACAAAGCCGGCCTCACCGACCTCCGCAAACCTCTTCCTGACCGGGAGACTTACTCTCTCTACGATTACCGCAAGCGCACAGCTTCCTACCGTCTCGATCCTGATCTTGCCTTGTCTCACCAAAAGTTCCCTTGGATCCCTGTCTGGGACGACCACGAGGTCGCTGACAACAGTTACAAGGACGGCTCCAAGAACAGCGACGGGGAGGAGTTCAGGTTGAGGAAGCAGGCGGCTGTGAGGTCGTATTTTGAGTGGATGCCCCTTCGGCAGGTCACTATGGATGACTCTTTGCGCATCTGGCGGGATTTCTCCATTGGGAACTTGTTTGATCTCATCATGCTTGACACGAGGCAGTACAACCGGGACGTTACCGTTCTTGGGCCGCTGGGGGGGATTATTGGGGGGAATAAgaatgaggtggaggagcaggctgaTTGGGTGAACAGGACGATCATGGGGTTCAACCAAGAGGCTTGGTTCTACACCAAGCTTCAGGAGTCGAGTGATCGACAGGCcaggtggaggttggtgggcaACCAGGTGATCTTCAGCAGGGTGACGATTGGAGTTTTTAATGATGAGCCGCTTAATCTGGATCAGTGGGATGGGTACATCGCGAATAGGGACAGGGTGTACAAGACACTAGTGGacaacaagatcaacaaCACGGTCATGCTGAGCGGGGACAGCCATGCGGCTTGGGTGAGTGATATGGTTtggaaggcggaggaggggtatgaTGAGAACACcggggcgggggcggtgggggttgaGTTGGCGGGGAGTGCGGTGAGCAGCTCCAGTCCGTTGACGGGGATTGTGCAGAGGTTGATCACGGATCCGATTTCCAAGTTGTTGATCAAGAACAACCCGACGTTGCAGTGGCAGGATTTGTATTACAGGGGGTATTTTGAGATGGATATTGGGTATGATGCTATTGAGGCGCAGTTCTTTGGGATTCCAAATCTCAAGGAGAGGAGTacggaggagatcaagattgCAAAGTTCTTGATCAGGGATGGGGAGAATAAGTTGGCGAGGAACCCTactgtgggtggtggagtggcGTATGCGGGCGCGTTGAAGAATGGCAAGGTCGAGAAGGCACCTTGA
- a CDS encoding hypothetical protein (EggNog:ENOG503NXJW; COG:Q): MALSFSLLISIWPLLVGVCVIYCLSVAVYRRYFSPLASIPGPFFNAISYLPILYQQGILEGQLLHALEIWHAQYGPIIRISPNEIHLSSPEHYETIYSNSLRTGFYKDPAFYGPMEGPIKTPIMLTMIPNEEHRVRRMGMNPFFSRRSVLGLEQIVRDKTEKLVKMAEQFLSQKGGEFDVHRATRALTVDIITEYAYAKSWNYMDLADWQGYQEAIRAVQTFFPWFQTFPSLVPVFGLVPDWVMVKLYPHFGKWFDSLEVVQQSVAEVKRDIALGIKPPRRTIFHELIDPGLSETTKDLPSCQRLPDAVVFADAVNVTGAGVETTGATICRALYEVLDSPEIARKLREELKTALPDPFIVQNMSLIELEKVPYLTGVIKETLRLSPGVPGHLPRVVPSSGATFDGYTLPAGTVVSMSAWSMHHNTEIFPDPDKFDPTRWTDPDVNSVHAREKCLVSFGRGTRNCIGQNLAMCELYYSVASMIRRWDDLKVHPDFGREDMKLVEFLLSYHPKKARKLKLVRG, from the exons atggcGCTCTCATTCTCGCTTCTAATATCGATTTGGCCATTGCTTGTCGGAGTTTGCGTTATTTACTGTTTGTCCGTAGCAGTCTACCGACGATACTTTTCCCCTCTCGCCTCCATTCCTGGACCCTTTTTCAACGCCATCTCCTACCTTCCCATCCTCTACCAACAAGGTATTCTGGAAGGTCAGCTACTACATGCCTTGGAAATATGGCACGCTCAATATG GCCCGATTATCCGTATCTCACCTAACGAGATTCACCTTTCCTCACCTGAGCACTATGAAACAATATACTCGAACTCTCTGAGGACAGGCTTCTATAAAGATCCTGCTTTCTACGGACCGATGGAGGGGCCGATCAAGACCCCCATTATGCTGACCATGATCCCGAATGAGGAACACAGGGTGAGGAGAATGGGCATGAATCCATTCTTTTCCCGAAGGTCCGTTCTTGGCTTGGAACAAATTGTCAGAGACAAAACCGAGAAGTTGGTTAAGATGGCTGAACAATTTCTGAGTCAGAAGGGTGGCGAGTTTGATGTGCACAGAGCCACGAGGGCACTCACGGTCGATATCATCACCGAGTATGCCTATGCGAAATCCTGGAATTATATGGATTTGGCTGACTGGCAA GGATATCAGGAGGCTATTAGAGCTGTTCAGACTTTCTTCCCCTGGTTCcaaaccttcccctccctggTACCGGTCTTTGGGCTGGTTCCGGactgggtgatggtgaagctTTATCCACATTTTGGAAAATGGTTTGACAGTCTAGAG GTTGTTCAGCAATCTGTCGCGGAGGTCAAGAGGGATATCGCGCTTGGTATCAAACCTCCTCGGAGAACCATCTTTCATGAGCTTATTGATCCCGGGCTTTCTGAGACAACAAAGGATCTGCCGTCGTGTCAAAGGCTTCCAGATGCTGTTGTCTTTGCTGACGCGGTGAATGTCACCGGAGCGGGTGTCGAGACTACAGGCGCCACCATTTGCAGGGCGCTGTACGAGGTTCTTGACTCGCCTGAGATTGCAAGGAAGTTGAGGGAAGAGCTGAAGACGGCTCTACCTGACCCTTTTATCGTACAGAATATGAGTTTGATTGAACTGGAGAAGGTGCCTTATTTGACGGGGGTCATCAAGGAGACTCTAAG ACTCAGTCCAGGTGTACCTGGCCACCTACCCCGTGTCGTTCCTTCTTCGGGTGCCACGTTCGACGGGTATACACTTCCAGCCGGCACAGTAGTTAGCATGAGTGCCTGGTCGATGCATCACAACACTGAGATCTTCCCGGACCCAGACAAGTTCGATCCCACACGTTGGACCGATCCAGATGTGAACTCCGTTCACGCCAGAGAAAAGTGTCTTGTGTCCTTTGGCCGAGGAACGCGCAATTGCATTGGTCAGAACTTGGCCATGTGCGAACTTTACTACAGTGTGGCAAGCATGATCCGGAGGTGGGATGACTTGAAGGTGCATCCTGATTTTGGAAGGGAGGATATGAAACTGGTAGAGTTTTTGTTGTCGTATCATCCAAAGAAGGCAAGGAAGTTGAAGCTTGTTAGGGGTTGA
- a CDS encoding hypothetical protein (EggNog:ENOG503NZW6; COG:S) has product MTQYSTPNVSIPDLCGYCSRIPFDLLHADSSISFGNNSTWDIGTASRIRTSTCPVCRLVSELLYRHAKRPVYFNFNPDSTLLSIKWDYGLDPAFPSRKCFLVDRADSSRPGHAPIGLCFLAANHRDHGRSNYLHYELSKTVDIERTARWIDECSRKHQCVVAPAGESFEQAYPGLQFLRCIDVKLNCVVELNHIVPYVALSYVWGSVPNFRITKANRKELQYRDSINKAWNLIPETIRDAITLTRKLGLRYLWVDSLCLVQNDPSDLEPGIELMDQVYERAWVTVVAASGFDANAGLPGIETGSREVGCLAHEIKPGIFLGKITSIGLSMHESPHMTRAWTLQERILSRRNLYFFRDQVVFRCNRVEYHERLNDNLAQFDQVVPRAMDHLGESAFTALRVYGSLIRQYSGRSLGNDADVLRAMGGIMRRVSIKVGYPVVQGLPVAHLDIFLLFKGNNVIRRPGFPSYSWAGWRGEVRMIFLEEFESQLKIDEWLESHRTWIVWYTTDSSGRTTSVIDQINRTHHRTLQGTTDWRAGWLYHNEPRVSFQGFQSELSLETLPTPIHNPKPYPILRFWTWVLTLTIQITDVFTSDARLLGANGEDCGWMSLDDLGGSESDIIFHDSEPIEVVLLSEGCPQKTFRNDQNYVLDTWRPTEVEICDGLHYNVILVKWDGGIAERRGYGWIRKKALHLGFGQGPRWKEINLG; this is encoded by the exons ATGACGCAGTATTCTACTCCCAATGTTTCTATCCCAGATTTGTGCGGATACTGTTCGAGGATCCCGTTTGATCTGCTACACGCAGATAGCTCCATCTCTTTTGGCAACAACTCAACTTGGGATATCGGCACTGCCTCACGAATTCGAACCAGCACATGTCCGGTCTGTCGACTGGTTAGCGAGCTTCTATATCGACACGCCAAAAGGCCAGTCTacttcaacttcaaccccGACTCTACACTTCTTTCCATCAAGTGGGACTATGGTCTGGACCCTGCTTTTCCTAGTCGAAAATGTTTCTTAGTTGACAGGGCCGACTCGTCCCGGCCAGGGCATGCTCCAATTGGGCTCTGCTTTCTTGCGGCAAACCATAGAGATCATGGTCGAAGCAATTACTTGCATTATGAGCTTTCGAAAACGGTTGACATTGAACGCACTGCCAGGTGGATTGATGAATGCTCACGCAAACATCAATGTGTTGTCGCTCCAGCCGGGGAGTCATTTGAGCAAGCCTATCCAGGTCTTCAGTTTCTTCGCTGCATTGATGTCAAGCTCAATTGCGTGGTAGAACTGAATCACATAGTACCATATGTGGCGTTGAGCTATGTCTGGGGCTCCGTCCCAAACTTCAGGATTACAAAGGCCAACAGGAAAGAACTCCAGTACCGTGACAGTATCAACAAGGCTTGGAATCTCATCCCGGAAACAATTCGTGATGCCATAACACTTACCCGGAAGCTCGGCCTGCGTTATCTGTGGGTTGATTCTCTATGTCTAGTTCAAAACGATCCTAGCGATCTTGAGCCAGGCATCGAGCTCATGGATCAAGTGTATGAACGGGCATGGGTTACTGTCGTCGCCGCCTCGGGCTTCGACGCCAATGCTGGGCTGCCTGGAATTGAGACGGGCAGCCGAGAGGTAGGGTGCTTGGCTCATGAAATCAAACCAGGCATCTTCCTAGGAAAGATAACAAGCATTGGCCTCTCAATGCATGAGAGTCCGCACATGACCAGAGCGTGGAC GCTTCAAGAGCGCATTTTATCGCGCCGAAACCTGTACTTCTTCAGAGACCAAGTTGTCTTTCGGTGTAACAGGGTCGAATATCATGAAAGGCTCAATGACAACCTCGCGCAATTTGACCAGGTGGTTCCCCGAGCCATGGATCATCTAGGGGAATCTGCCTTCACTGCTCTACGAGTGTACGGTAGTTTGATCCGCCAATACTCAGGCCGGTCTCTCGGCAACGACGCAGATGTGCTCCGAGCCATGGGAGGCATCATGAGGCGAGTGTCAATAAAGGTTGGATATCCCGTAGTTCAGGGCTTGCCAGTCGCGCATCTCGATATTTTTCTCCTGTTCAAGGGGAACAATGTTATTCGACGGCCTGGGTTTCCAAGCTATTCgtgggctggctggcgaggGGAGGTGCGGATGATATTtttggaggagtttgaaAGCCAGCTGAAGATTGACGAATGGTTGGAGAGCCACAGGACTTGGATAGTCTGGTACACCACCGATAGCAGCGGGAGAACAACGTCAGTAATCGACCAAATTAACCGAACTCACCACCGAACATTACAAGGCACCACAGATTGGAGAGCAGGCTGGCTCTACCATAATGAACCGCGTGTTTCATTCCAAGGGTTTCAATCTGAGTTGTCATTGGAGACGCTGCCGACGCCAATCCATAACCCTAAGCCGTACCCAATTTTGAGGTTCTGGACATGGGTGTTGACACTCACAATCCAAATAACAGATGTCTTTACCAGTGACGCTCGACTTCTCGGGGCTAATGGTGAAGATTGTGGATGGATGAGTCTTGATGATTTGGGGGGTTCAGAGAGTGACATCATATTTCACGACTCTGAACCAATTGAAGTGGTTCTTCTCTCTGAGGGGTGCCCACAGAAGACATTTCGGAACGATCAAAACTATGTACTTGACACTTGGAGGCCCACAGAGGTAGAAATTTGTGACGGCCTCCATTATAATGTTATCCTGGTGAAATGGGATGGTGGAATTGCCGAGAGAAGAGGGTATGGCTGGATCAGAAAAAAAGCATTGCATCTAGGCTTTGGTCAGGGGCCTCGTTGGAAAGAGATTAACCTGGGATGA